GACGTGGCGCGAGCGCGGCCTCGCCGCCGCGGCCGGCCTCCTGGGCGTGGTGCTGCCGTTCGTGGCGTACGCCCTCGCGACCGCTCTCGCCGGCGGCGCTGAGTGGTCGCGGCTGCTCCTCTTCTCGCAGATGTTCGGCACCCTCGGCTACGGCAACGTCGCGATGGACGCCTTCGGCAACCACGTCGGCGTGGTCGCGTCCTTCGCCGCGGCCACCGCCGTCGGGGCGCTGCTCGTCGTGCGCCGTCGCGACGACCCGGCCTGGCGCACACGGGGCCTGGCGCTGCTGCTGTGCGGGGGCTGGTCGCTGCTGACCCTGCCCTACTACATGGGCCGCTCGATGCCCTCGCAGCTGCTCTTCGGCTACGCCGTGCAGGTCGGCCTGGTCTGCGCCGCCCTCGTCCCGGTGGTGCTCCACGTGGCAGCGGGCCTGCTCAGTCGCACGATCCGGCCCACTCCCGCGGTCAGCGGCTCGCTGGTCCTGGCGCTGCTCGCGCTCGGCGCGGTCGCCGGTTCGCTGGGCGGCGCGCCCACCCCGTCCGCGTCGCTCGACCGGGTCCGGGCAGGCGCGGGAGTCCAGCCCTGGGCGTACGACCTGGGTGCGGTGGCGTCCGCCCTGGCCGACCCGGCCAACACCGACGTGCGCGAGCTCGACGAGCAGGGCCGACTGGGCCAGGTGCTCTCCTCACCCTCCCTCGTCGAGCTCACCACGGGCGTGCCGAGCGTGCTCGTGACGAACCACCCGGGCTACCTCGCCATCGCCCTCGACATGCTCCGCCTGCAGTGCGAGGCGGCCGTCGGGCGCGACGAGGCCGCCGTCGTCATGCCGACCTGGGTGGCCGCCGGCCTCGGGTCCGTGGACGAGTGCGGCGGTGCCTTCGAGGTGGCGGACACCTATCGCGAGGTCGCGCCCGGGCTCGCGCTCGTGCCGGTCGTACGCAGCGACGGCTGAGGAACCGGCAGGAGCTCAGGTCCCCTCGACGCGGTTGCCCTCGGCGTCCCAGTGCTCGGCGACCTTCTTGCTGGGCTGCACCCGCGGCGGTTCGCCCGGCATCTTCGGGTGGTCGGGCGGGTAGTTGAGCTCGACCGGGTGCTCCTCCCACAGGTCCAGCAACGGCTGGAGCGAGTGGTGCACGTCGTCGATGGTGGCCCACGGGTCGCCGTCGACGGCGAGGCGCGACGGCACCGAGAACAGGTTGAGGTCGTGCGGGTCGGTGAGGTCGGCGAGGTCGTCCCACGCCAGCGGCGTCGAGACGGGCGCCCCGGGCAGGGGGCGCAGCGAGTAGGCCGAGGCGATGGTGCGGTCGCGGGTGTTCTGGTTGAAGTCGACGAAGATCCGCTCCCCGCGCTCCTCCTTCCACCACGCGGTCGTGACGCCGTAGTCGCGCTTCTCCAGCTCGCGGCCGAAGGCGATGGCGGCGTGCCGCACCTCGGCGAACCCCCACCTCGGCTCGATGCGGACGTAGACGTGGATCCCGCGGTTGCCCGAGGTCTTCGCGAAGCCGGTCATGCCGAGGTCCGCCAGCAGCTCGCGCGCCACGCCCGCCACGCGTACGGCGTCGGCGAAGGACGTGCCGGGCTGGGGGTCGAGGTCGATGCGCAGCTCGTCGGGGTGGTCCACGTCGGGGCGCCGGACCGGCCACGGGTGGAAGGTCAGCGTGCCCATCTGCGCGCACCACACGGGCACCGCGATCTCGGTCGGGCAGATCTCCTCGGCGGTGCGCCCCGAGGGAAAGGTGATCTCGACGGACTCGAGGTAGTCGGGAGCCCCCTTGGGCACCCGCTTCTGGTAGAACGCGTCGGCGTTGCGGTCCTGCGGTCCGGTGGCGAGCTTCATGCCCGGGCGCACCCCCGAGGTCCAGCGCTCGAGCGCCGTCGGGCGGTCCCGCAGGGCCCGCATCAGGCCCTCCTCGACGCTGGTGAAGTACTCCGCCACCATGAGCTTGGTCACCGCGGGCGTGTGGTCGGTCGCCTCGTAGATCACCCGGTCCGGCGAGGAGATCCGCACCTCGCGCTCCCCCGCCTGGACGTGGGTCTCCGACGTCTTCGCCATGTCACGACCCTAGCCGGGCCGTCCGCTGGTGTGCCGCCGTAAACTCGGGGGCATGGCCTACGACGTGCAGAAGACCGATGAGCAGTGGCGCGAGGAGCTCAGCCCCGAGGAGTACGCCGTGCTCCGCCAGGCCGGCACCGAGCGCGCCTTCACCGGCGAGTACAACGACACCGAGACCGAGGGCACCTACTCGTGCAAGGCGTGCGGCTCGGAGCTGTTCACCAGCGACACCAAGTTCCACTCCGGCTGCGGCTGGCCGAGCTTCTACCAGCCGATGACCGACACCGTGGAGTACATCGAGGACACCTCGCACGGCATGAAGCGCGTCGAGGTCCGCTGCGCGAAGTGCGGCTCGCACCTCGGCCACGTCTTCCCCGACGGCTTCGGCACCCCGACCGGCGACCGCTACTGCATCAACTCGATCAGCATCACGCTCAACGAGAAGTGAGGTATCTGGGGACGAACCGGTAGGCGATCCAGCCGGAACACCCACCAGAATGTCCCCAGATACCGCGCCGGGAGGGGTCCGGCTCAGCCCCCGACCGGCTGCAGCGCGGAGGTGACCTCCACCAGGCCCTCGCCGTACGTCTCGTCCGCCCACGCCTGGATCGACCCGTCGTCGAAGACGACCTGGGCGTCGAGGGAGTCGGGGGCGTAGGAGCCGCTGGTCAGCAGGGCGTCGCCGAGCGCGGCCTGGAGCTCCTGGTTGACCCGGTTGAGGTCGGCCTCGGTGCGCTCGACGGTGGTCACGCAGAGCATCCCGCCCCACGTCCTGCGCAGCTCGGCCTCGGCGCCGGCGGCGTCCTCGGTGACGGCGACGTTGATCGTGCCGCCGCTCATCCACGCGGTGGCGTACGTCGGCAGCGCGGAGGCCGCCGCGAGCGTGGCGTCCATGTCCTGCGGCGTCGCCTTGGTGGTGTCGGTGGTCACCGGCGTGTCGCAGGCGGGCTCCAGCCCGCCGGCCTCGGGTTCGGCCACCACGTCGTAGAGCGCCGCCGGGATCGCGTCGGTGACGGCGAAGGTGGTGCCGTCGAAGGTGCCGGTGAGGGCGTAGGAGCCCCACGTCACGCCAGCAGCCTGCTCCGCGCCGACGTCGCCGAAGTCGAAGTCCGCGAGCGCCGGTCCGCCGCACTGGGGCGGGTAGGACTCCGCGACGGCACCCAGGCACATCTCGGGACCGTCGCCGTCGTCGAGCACGGTGACGAGGCCGTTGGTGCGGACCTCGCCGTCCGGGACGGGGACGGGGACGATGTCGCGCGCGGGCTCGTCACCCGAGGACGCGGCTGACGTGCCGCCCGCGTCGGCGGGGTCCACCGCCTTCATCTCCTCCTCCGTGGAGCACGCGGCGAGCGGGACGGTCAGGGCCAGGGCTGCGATGACGTGTCGGAGGGTCATGGTGGTGTGACGCACCGGCCTGCTGGCGCGTTCCACACCGGGCAGGCCGGCTCAGGGCAGGCGGGCGAGGAGCTCGGCCGGCGAGACCCGGGCGCCGGTGTAGAACGGCACCTCCTCGCGCACGTGGCGGCGCGCGGTCGAGGCACGCAGGTCGCGCATCAGGTCGACGATGCGGTGCAGCTCGTCGGCCTCGAAGGCCAGCATCCACTCGTAGTCACCGAGGGCGAAGGACGCGACGGTGTTGGCGCGCACGTCGGCGTAGCCGCGGGCCATCTGGCCGTGCTCGGCGAGCATCGCGCGGCGCTCGGCGTCCTCGAGGAGGTACCACTCGTAGGACCGCACGAAGGGGTACACGCAGATGTGGGCGCGCGGCTCCTCGTCGGCGAGGAAGGCCGGGATGTGCGACTTGTTGAACTCGGCCGGGCGGTGCAGCGCCATCTGCGACCACACCGGGTCGAGCCGGCGGCCGAAGGCGGTGCGGCGGAAGGCGTTGTAGGCGGCCTGGAGCTGCTCGGAGTCCTCGGCGTGCCACCAGACCATCAGGTCGGCGTCGGCGCGCAGTCCGCTGACGTCGTAGAGGCCCCGGACCTTCACGTCCTGCTCGGCCAGCACCTCGAAGAGCGCCTCGACGTCGGCCGCCTCCGCGTCGCGGTCGGCGTCGCCGAGGACGTCGCGGAGCCTGAAGACCGACCACATGGTGTAGCGGATGGTGTCGTTGAGCTCCCGGGTGCGGGCGGCGTTGGTCTTCTCTGCGGTCGGGTCGTTGGCCATGGCTTCATTCTGCCCCGGTGACCGAGGCCACAGCCCGGCGGGCCGAGCCGATCACCGCCGGGATGCCCACCCCGTCGTACGCCGCCCCGCAGACCGCGAGCCCGGGCTGGCGCGCCACGTCGGCGCGGATCCGCGCCACCTGCGCGAGGTGGCCGACGGCGTACTGCGGGAGCGCGCCACCCCACCGCTGCACGTGGGTGTCGACCGGCCGTGCGGTGAGGCCCGCCAGGGCGGTGAGGTCGGCCAGCGAGACGCGGACCAGTCCCTCGTCGTCGGCCTGGAGCGTCGTCTCCTCGCCGTGGCGCCCGAGCGAGGTGCGCAGCACGACCAGGTCGGGGCCCCCGAGGTCGCGCACCCACGCCCACTTGGCGAAGGAGAAGGTCGAGGCCTTGATGGTGGCCCGCTCCAGCGGAGGGACGAGGAAGCCCGAGCGCTCGAAGAGCGCGTCCGGCAGGTCCTGGGCGCGGAGCACCAGCGTGACGACCGCGACGCTCGCGGTCCCGATCCCGGCCAGCGCGGCGGAGGCGTCGGGCGCGACGTCGGCGAGCAGACGGGCCGCGGGCGCCGGGGGTGTGGCGAGCACGACCTCGGTCGCCTCGACGGTCTCGGGGCGGGTGGTGGGTCCGACGGTGAGCGCCCAGCCCGATGCCGTACGCGCGAGGGCGCGCACCGTCGCCGAGGTGCGCACCTCGAAGCCACCGTCCTGCACGAGCAGGCCGGGCAGGCGGCCCATCCCGCCGGGCAGCGACGCGAAGACCGGTGCGGTCGAGGTCGGCACGGCAGCGGCCTGCTCGAGCAGGCTGCCGCGTCGTGCCATCGCGAGGAGCTGGGGCACCGCGGCGGCGGCCGAGATGCGGCGGGCGTGACCGGCGTACACCCCGCCGAGCAAGGGCTCGACGAGCCGGTCGACGAGCTCGTCGCCCAGGCGCGCGGCGACCAGGTCGCCCACGGACATGTCGTCGGCGACGGGCGTGTCCGACTCCCGGCTCGTGCGGGCCAGTCCCTCGGGGCTGAGCACCCCGCTCTCGGCCAGCTGGTCGAGGTCGAACGGCACGCCCATGAGCGAGCGCGGCATCGCCCGGAGCGCGCCGCGGGACCAGACGGCGGAGCTCGCCGTGGTCGGGTGGACGAGCTCGGCCCCCAGGCCGGCGGCGAGAGCGAGGCCCTCGGGGCGCCGCGCGAGCATCGCCTCCGCGCCCACGTCGACGGTGAGGCCGGCGACCTCCGCGCTGCGGAGCTTGCCGCCGAGCACCGGGGAGCCCTCCACGAGCAGCACGTCGCGCCCGGACGCGGCGAGGTCGCGGGCGGCGACGAGTCCCGCGACTCCCCCACCGATGACCACCACGTCGCGCACGTGACAAGACTAGGCGCCCGGTGCACCTAGGCTGCGGCCCGTGGACCCCAACGTGAGCTCCGACCGGATCGCCGTGCTGATCGACGCCGACAACACCTCCTACTCCTACGCCGAGGCGCTGCTCGACGAGGTCGCGAAGTTCGGCAACCCGACGATCAAGCGCGCCTACGGCGACTGGTCCTCGGACCGCCTCAAGGGCTGGGGCAACGAGCTCAACCTCCGCGCGATCCGCGGCATGCACCAGGGCGCCTTCACCCGTGGCAAGAACTCCACCGACTCGGCGATGATCATCGACGCGATGGACCTGCTCTACGCCGGCAACGTGGAGGCTTTCGCCCTCGTCACCAGCGACAGCGACTTCACCAGCCTGGCGCTGCGGCTGCGCGAGTCCGGCAAGGTCGTCTACGGCCTCGGCGAGAAGAAGACCCCGGCGTCGTTGCAGAACGCCTGCGACCGCTTCATCCGGCTCGAGTCGCTCGGCGACCCGGCCTCGGCGACCGGGTCCGACGACGCCGAGACCTCGACCGAGGAGCTCGACCAGGTCCCGGAGATCAACCTCCAGAGCGCGCTGACCAAGGCCGTCAACGCGGTGGGCGGCGACGACGGCTGGGCGGCGCCCGGCGCGATCGGCAAGCACCTCAATCGGACACACCCCTCGCTGGACCCCCGCAACTACGAGCACCGCGGCCTCCAGGGCCTCCTCGCCGCCCAGCCCTACCTCGAGACGACCACCGAGGGCGGGGCGATGCTCGTGCGGGTCAAGGGCAAGGCCAAGACGTCCGCGAAGGCACCCGCCAAGGCGTCTGCGAAGACGTCTGCGAAGACGTCTGCGAAGACCTCCGCCACCGCAGCGGCGACGACGCCGGAGCAGCTGGCGGAGGAGACGCCGGTGAAGAAGCGGGCGCCCCGGAAGCGGGCCGCGAAGAAGGCCGCCCCCGCGACCCCGCCCGCGGAGCCGTCGGCAGCCCCGCCGGCTCCCCCGGAGGAACCCCAGGTGCCCCGGGTCACCACCACGACGCGTACGTCGCGCGCCGCCGCGAAGGCGGCTGCGACCAGGACGGCGAAGAAGGTCGTCGCGCCGGACTGAGGCCGGTGACCTCGACCGGGTGACCTCGATCAGTGGGCGTGCACGAACTCCGTGAGTCGCTTCAGCTGGTCGGGGTCGGTCGAGGGGATCACGCCGTGGCCGAGGTTGAAGATGTGGCCCTTCGCCGCACGCCCGGCCTCGATGATCTCGGCCGCACGTGCGGTCATCACCTCGGTGGGTGCGAACACCAGCGTCGGGTCGAGGTTGCCCTGCACCACCCGGCCCCCCACGAGCGGGATCGCCTGCTCCAGCGGCGTACGCCAGTCGACGCCCACGACGTCGGCGCCGGCCTCTCCCATCAGGCCGAGGAGGTTGGTGGTGCCGACCCCGAAGTGGATCCGCGGCACGCCGAGCTCACCGGCCGCCGCCAGCACCCGCTCGGAGTGGGGCATGACGGAGGCGCGGTAGTCGGCCGGGGTGAGCGCACCGGCCCAGGAGTCGAAGAGCTGCACCGCGGAGGCACCGGCCTCCACCTGGATGCGGAGGTAGGCCGCGGCGATGCCCGCGATCTTGCGCATCAGCGCGTCCCACACGTCGGGAGCACCGAACATCATCGCCTTCGTCTTCGCGTGCTCCTTCGACGGACCGCCCTCGACGAGGTAGGACGCGACGGTGAAGGGGGCGCCGGCGAAGCCGATGAGCGGTGTCGCGCCGAGCTCGCCGGTCAGCTGGCGCACGGCCTGCGAGATGAAGGGCACGTGCTCGGGCGTGAGGTCGGGGATCGCCTCGACGTCGGCGAGGGTGCGCACCGGGGATGCGACGACCGGACCCACGCCCGGCTTGATGTCGAGGTCGACCCCGACCGCCTTGAGCGGCAGCACGATGTCGGAGAAGAAGATCGCGGCGTCGACGCCGTAGCGGCGCACGGGCTGGAGGGTGATCTCGGTGACGAGGTCGGCGTCCATGCAGGACTCGAGCATGCCGATGCCCTCGCGGACCTTGAGGTACTCCGGCAGCGAGCGCCCCGCCTGCCGCATGAACCACACCGGCGTGTGGGAGGGCTGCTCCCCGCGTGCGGCCCGCAGGAACGGGCTCTCGGACAGTCCGGGGTGGGGAGCGGGAGCGGCGACGGTCACCCGGGAATCTTCGCAGGTCAGGCGGCGTGGCGGCACATCGGCAGACGCCGGGACTGGCCTACTCTGGCCCCATGGTGGCCCGTCACGAGACCCACCCGAGCAGTGCTGCCGCGGCTGGACCCGCGGAGTTCCGCGCGGCGGTGGAGACCATGCGTCGGGCTTCGCTGCGCCCCGAGGTGTTCTGCGAGGAGATGCCGGCGC
This sequence is a window from Nocardioides sp. S5. Protein-coding genes within it:
- a CDS encoding DNA polymerase domain-containing protein translates to MAKTSETHVQAGEREVRISSPDRVIYEATDHTPAVTKLMVAEYFTSVEEGLMRALRDRPTALERWTSGVRPGMKLATGPQDRNADAFYQKRVPKGAPDYLESVEITFPSGRTAEEICPTEIAVPVWCAQMGTLTFHPWPVRRPDVDHPDELRIDLDPQPGTSFADAVRVAGVARELLADLGMTGFAKTSGNRGIHVYVRIEPRWGFAEVRHAAIAFGRELEKRDYGVTTAWWKEERGERIFVDFNQNTRDRTIASAYSLRPLPGAPVSTPLAWDDLADLTDPHDLNLFSVPSRLAVDGDPWATIDDVHHSLQPLLDLWEEHPVELNYPPDHPKMPGEPPRVQPSKKVAEHWDAEGNRVEGT
- the msrB gene encoding peptide-methionine (R)-S-oxide reductase MsrB, with the translated sequence MAYDVQKTDEQWREELSPEEYAVLRQAGTERAFTGEYNDTETEGTYSCKACGSELFTSDTKFHSGCGWPSFYQPMTDTVEYIEDTSHGMKRVEVRCAKCGSHLGHVFPDGFGTPTGDRYCINSISITLNEK
- the hemQ gene encoding hydrogen peroxide-dependent heme synthase gives rise to the protein MANDPTAEKTNAARTRELNDTIRYTMWSVFRLRDVLGDADRDAEAADVEALFEVLAEQDVKVRGLYDVSGLRADADLMVWWHAEDSEQLQAAYNAFRRTAFGRRLDPVWSQMALHRPAEFNKSHIPAFLADEEPRAHICVYPFVRSYEWYLLEDAERRAMLAEHGQMARGYADVRANTVASFALGDYEWMLAFEADELHRIVDLMRDLRASTARRHVREEVPFYTGARVSPAELLARLP
- the hemG gene encoding protoporphyrinogen oxidase: MRDVVVIGGGVAGLVAARDLAASGRDVLLVEGSPVLGGKLRSAEVAGLTVDVGAEAMLARRPEGLALAAGLGAELVHPTTASSAVWSRGALRAMPRSLMGVPFDLDQLAESGVLSPEGLARTSRESDTPVADDMSVGDLVAARLGDELVDRLVEPLLGGVYAGHARRISAAAAVPQLLAMARRGSLLEQAAAVPTSTAPVFASLPGGMGRLPGLLVQDGGFEVRTSATVRALARTASGWALTVGPTTRPETVEATEVVLATPPAPAARLLADVAPDASAALAGIGTASVAVVTLVLRAQDLPDALFERSGFLVPPLERATIKASTFSFAKWAWVRDLGGPDLVVLRTSLGRHGEETTLQADDEGLVRVSLADLTALAGLTARPVDTHVQRWGGALPQYAVGHLAQVARIRADVARQPGLAVCGAAYDGVGIPAVIGSARRAVASVTGAE
- a CDS encoding NYN domain-containing protein, producing MDPNVSSDRIAVLIDADNTSYSYAEALLDEVAKFGNPTIKRAYGDWSSDRLKGWGNELNLRAIRGMHQGAFTRGKNSTDSAMIIDAMDLLYAGNVEAFALVTSDSDFTSLALRLRESGKVVYGLGEKKTPASLQNACDRFIRLESLGDPASATGSDDAETSTEELDQVPEINLQSALTKAVNAVGGDDGWAAPGAIGKHLNRTHPSLDPRNYEHRGLQGLLAAQPYLETTTEGGAMLVRVKGKAKTSAKAPAKASAKTSAKTSAKTSATAAATTPEQLAEETPVKKRAPRKRAAKKAAPATPPAEPSAAPPAPPEEPQVPRVTTTTRTSRAAAKAAATRTAKKVVAPD
- the hemE gene encoding uroporphyrinogen decarboxylase, translated to MTVAAPAPHPGLSESPFLRAARGEQPSHTPVWFMRQAGRSLPEYLKVREGIGMLESCMDADLVTEITLQPVRRYGVDAAIFFSDIVLPLKAVGVDLDIKPGVGPVVASPVRTLADVEAIPDLTPEHVPFISQAVRQLTGELGATPLIGFAGAPFTVASYLVEGGPSKEHAKTKAMMFGAPDVWDALMRKIAGIAAAYLRIQVEAGASAVQLFDSWAGALTPADYRASVMPHSERVLAAAGELGVPRIHFGVGTTNLLGLMGEAGADVVGVDWRTPLEQAIPLVGGRVVQGNLDPTLVFAPTEVMTARAAEIIEAGRAAKGHIFNLGHGVIPSTDPDQLKRLTEFVHAH